The sequence CAGCGGTCTTCGGGGAATCGGGACGAGGGAGAAGGTGACGTGGTGCGGAACATCGTTTTGTCCGTCAGCGAGGGTGCGGCTCAGACCGCCGACCTGGCCGCCTGGCTGGATGAAGAGGACACCCTGCGCGGGCACGTGCGACGTGAGGCCAGTCCCGTCCCCGAGGGGGCTCTTGGCGGGGACCTTCAGCAACTAGTGGTGGGCCTGGCCTCCGGCGGGGTTGCGACCGCCGCGGCCAGCGTGATTGTGGCCTGGCTGAGACGTCGTACCGGGAGCGTGTCCGTACGTGTCACGAGGCCGGACGGCTTCGAACTCGAAGTGAACGCGGACCGGGTCCGGGCCATGGACGCCATACAACTGCGCGCTCAGGTAGACCAGTTGTTCTCAGCCGCGTGGCCCGACGGCCCCGGGCACGAGCTAGGCGCGAGGGCCAGTGATACGGGGGCCGTCCGTTCGGACGCCAGCATCAGCGGGCCCGACGGTGAGTGACCACGGCGGCAGGCCCACCGGAATGGGCCTGGGCGCGCTGGCCCAGCCGGGATCACGTGTCTTGCTCGTGGGGACCGGCTCCCACCCACCAGGATCGCAGTTACCTTCCATTCCTGCGGTGGAGCCGTCGCTGTGGGAGCTGGCCGCAGCCCTGCGGGAGCGCGGCCATGTGCCGGAGGAGAACCTGCGTGTTCTGGTGGATCCGGCCAGTCCGCTGAGGTTGGGGGAAGCGGTCGACAGGGCGGCCGCGGAAGCGACGCGCGCCCTGTTGGTTTACGTCGTCGGCCATGGCCTGGTGGGCCCCGACAACGAGCTGCACCTTGCGACGTGCGCCACCGACGATCTGATGGACGGTCTCTCCTACAAGGCGCTGGCGTACGAGGCCGTGCGTCAGGCGGTCCGGCGCAGCAGTGCTCATGTCGTGGCAGTCATCCTGGACTGCTGCTTCTCCGGCCGGGCTCAGACGCCGCTGGGGCCTCCCGCTCTGGACGCGATCTTTGAGCAGAGCCTGGTGCGGGGAGGCTTTCTGCTGGCCTCCACCGCGCGCGAAGAGCACGGGCTGGCCCGCCCTGGCGAGATGTACACCGCGTTCACTGGTGGCCTGATCCAGCTGCTGCGGGAGGGTGATCCCACCGGGCCCGAGCGGCTGACACTCGATCATGTCTACCGCTACCTCAACCGGACGCTGCCCGCCGCCGGTGCCCCGAGGCCGCGCCGGCACAGCAGTGACCAGGCCGGGGAGCTGGTCCTCGCCACCAACTCCGCCTACCGCCCTCGCCACCCGGTGCCGGCCGCGGAGCAAGGATCCGCCCCGGATGCCTCTGCGTCCCAGGGTCCGGGCGCCGAAACAATCGACGTACCGTGCCCCTTTGTGGGCCTGGAGTCCTTCGGGCCTACCGACGCTCGGTACTTCTTCGGCCGAGAAAAGGCCGTCGCGGACATCACTAACCTCGTCCGCGACGGCGGCCTGATAGCGATCGTGGGAGCCTCTGGCAGCGGCAAGACGTCCCTGCTGCGTGCGGGGGTGATCCCGGCGCTGGAAGCGCTCTCTGAGGGGTGGAAGGCCGCCACCATGAAGCCCGGAACGGCTACCCCGACCGCCACGCTCTCGAACTACTCCAATGCGCTCGCGGACCACGACCGGGCCATGCTCCTGGTCGACCAGTTCGAGGAACTCTTCACCGCGGACGTTCCGGAGGACGAGCGGGAACGCTTCATCTCGGACCTCACAGCCCTCGCCGGCGGCCCGACCACTGTCGTCATCGCCGTCCGGGCCGACTTCTACGAG comes from Streptomyces sp. Mut1 and encodes:
- a CDS encoding effector-associated constant component EACC1: MVRNIVLSVSEGAAQTADLAAWLDEEDTLRGHVRREASPVPEGALGGDLQQLVVGLASGGVATAAASVIVAWLRRRTGSVSVRVTRPDGFELEVNADRVRAMDAIQLRAQVDQLFSAAWPDGPGHELGARASDTGAVRSDASISGPDGE